The sequence below is a genomic window from Shinella zoogloeoides.
TGACGCCCCAGGCGCGATCCTTACAAAGGGCGTGATCGCAATCCATGGATTGAGAATGAGAACCGCCTTCCTTGCCAGCCTGCTCGCCGCTTCAGCGCTCGCCGCCTCGCCCGCAGCCGCCGCCGGCCTCACCTTTGCGGTCGTCGCACCGAAGGAAGGACCGCTTGCGATTCTCGGCCAGCAGGTGCGCGACGGCGCGCGTTTCGCGGCCGAAGCGAACGGCGACAAGGTGATGGAGATCGCGGAGGCCTGCGACGATACCGATGGCGAGCGCATCGCCACTGACATCCTCGCCGCGGATGCCGTCGCGGCCGTCGGCTTCCTGTGCACGGAAGGGCTTGCGGCCGCGCTGCCGGCGCTCGCCGAGGCCAAGGTGCCGGCGATCACGCTGTCCGTGCGTTCCGGCATCCTCATGGAGGATGCGCTGAAGAAGCGCTGGCCGCTCTTCCGCCTCGCGCCCGGCCCGAAGGCTGAAGCCGACAAGGCGGTCGAGATCATCACCCGCGACTGGAAGTCCGAGCCCTTCGCCCTCATCGACGACGGCACCATCCACGCCCGCGAGCTCGTCGAAACGGTCCGGCTGCGGCTGGAAGAGGTCGGCATGAAGGCTGCCTTCGTCGACACGTTCCGCCCGGCGCAGGAACAGCAGCTCACGCTCGTGCGGCGCCTTGCCAAGACCGGCGTGACGCATGTCTTCGTCGGCGGCGACCGGACGGATGTCGCGGTGATCGCCCGCGATGCGAAAGCAGAGAAGACGCCGCTCGCCCTTCTCGGCGGCGAGGCCCTGCTCGGCGCCGATCCGCTCGTGCCGATGACGGAGGGCGTGGAGGCCATTGCCTTGCCCGACTACGGCACGCTGCCCGAGGGCCGGCCGCTCGCGGCGTCGATGCTGGAAAAGGATATCGTCGCGGAAGGCTATGTCCTGCCGGCCCATGCCGCCGTGACGGCGCTCGCGACGGCGGCGGCGGCAGGCGGCGACCTCATGGAAAAGCTTGCCGCCGGCAGCTTTGCGACGGCAGTCGGCACCGTGGCGTTCGGCGCGGATCATGAGATGCGTGAAAATCCCTATGACCTGCTCGTCTGGCGCGCGGGCGCCTTCGTGCCGGCCGAAACTGCCCCGGAAAGCGAATAGATGAAGCCCGGTCCGAGGAACCTCATTACCGATGTCGCCGGCCTCACGGTCGGCAACGCGACGGACCATCGCCTGCGCTCCGGCGTCACAGTCGTTCTGTGCGAGGAGCCGGCGACGGCGGCCGTGCAGGTGCTCGGCGGCGCGCCGGGCACGCGGGAGACGGACCTGCTGGAGCCGCACAACACGGTGCAGACCGTCGATGCGCTGGTTCTGTCCGGCGGCTCGGCCTTCGGCCTCGATGCGGCCTCCGGCGTGCAGGCGGGCCTGCGCGAGGCGGGGCGCGGCTTTGCCGTCGGCCCCTTTCGCGTGCCGATCGTGCCCGCCGCCATCCTCTTCGACCTGATGAATGGCGGCGACAAGGACTGGGGCCGCTACCCGCCCTATCGCGAACTCG
It includes:
- a CDS encoding ABC transporter substrate-binding protein, which gives rise to MRTAFLASLLAASALAASPAAAAGLTFAVVAPKEGPLAILGQQVRDGARFAAEANGDKVMEIAEACDDTDGERIATDILAADAVAAVGFLCTEGLAAALPALAEAKVPAITLSVRSGILMEDALKKRWPLFRLAPGPKAEADKAVEIITRDWKSEPFALIDDGTIHARELVETVRLRLEEVGMKAAFVDTFRPAQEQQLTLVRRLAKTGVTHVFVGGDRTDVAVIARDAKAEKTPLALLGGEALLGADPLVPMTEGVEAIALPDYGTLPEGRPLAASMLEKDIVAEGYVLPAHAAVTALATAAAAGGDLMEKLAAGSFATAVGTVAFGADHEMRENPYDLLVWRAGAFVPAETAPESE